One genomic window of Caldivirga maquilingensis IC-167 includes the following:
- a CDS encoding DNA-directed DNA polymerase, giving the protein MEKRVYLVDITYGLVGNSPEIRMFGVDENGEKVVILDRGFRPYFYVIPEEGFEDQVARVIGKMQNVIKADVTERRLFGKPIKVVKVTVTVPDKVRELRDRVKSIQHVKEVLEADIRFYIRYMIDNDIRPGWLMFSNLKPVDNKIGGVSNVYLTETPPTSLDLGIMPRLNYMALDIEVYNPRGTPDPKRDPIIIIALANSNGDVKLLTLDNYKHEREMLNDMMSVIKEWDPDVLFGYNSNKFDMPYLVNRADALNVKLQLSKYGTPPEQSVYGHWSIIGRAHIDLYNFIEDMTDVKRKSLDYVAEYFGVMKRSERVNIPGHRIYQYWDDEGKRSQLIKYARDDVLSTLGLGKILLPYAMQLASVSGLPLDQVGPASVGSRVEMMIMHEAYKMGELAPNRVERPYETYKGAIVLEPKPGIHYNIAVLDFSSMYPNIMLKYNISPDTLVLDSSEGDYYTAPEVGYRFRKSPRGLYASLLQKLIEARREARDEMRNYPEGSFEWVLLNERQRALKIMANAMYGYCGWLGARWYIREVAESVTAWGRYLLKTAMSMAKERGLTVIYGDTDSLFVTYDKDKVADIISRINEMGFEVKIDKVYSKLIFTESKKRYIGLTADGEVDIVGFEAVRGDWSELARNVQERVAELVLRESVDEAVKYVKSVIDDLRNYRFTIDDVIIWKTLDKDINEYKAIQPHVVAARRLMEKGYVVNKGDTVGFVIVKDSGDKLTQRAYPYVFINDVKEIDVDYYVEKQVIPAALRILEVFGVNEAALLGKTGKSILDYFH; this is encoded by the coding sequence GTGGAGAAGAGGGTTTACTTAGTGGATATTACCTATGGATTAGTGGGTAATTCACCTGAGATTAGGATGTTTGGTGTTGATGAGAATGGTGAGAAGGTTGTTATCCTGGATAGGGGGTTTAGGCCATACTTCTACGTGATTCCAGAGGAGGGGTTTGAGGATCAGGTGGCTAGGGTTATTGGTAAGATGCAGAATGTTATTAAGGCTGATGTAACCGAGAGGAGGCTCTTCGGTAAGCCGATTAAGGTTGTTAAGGTGACTGTCACTGTACCGGATAAGGTTAGGGAGCTTAGGGATAGGGTTAAGTCTATTCAACACGTTAAGGAAGTCCTGGAGGCTGACATTAGATTCTACATTAGGTATATGATTGATAATGATATTAGGCCAGGTTGGTTAATGTTCAGTAACCTTAAACCAGTAGACAATAAGATTGGGGGCGTTAGTAACGTATACTTAACCGAAACCCCACCCACCTCACTTGACTTAGGCATAATGCCGAGGCTCAACTACATGGCCCTTGACATCGAGGTATATAATCCAAGAGGCACCCCTGACCCTAAGAGGGATCCCATTATAATAATAGCCTTAGCCAACAGTAACGGTGACGTTAAGCTACTGACCCTTGATAATTACAAGCATGAGAGGGAGATGCTTAACGATATGATGAGTGTGATTAAGGAATGGGACCCCGACGTATTATTCGGCTATAATTCAAATAAATTCGACATGCCTTACCTGGTTAATAGGGCTGATGCATTAAACGTTAAGCTTCAATTATCGAAGTACGGTACACCACCTGAGCAGAGTGTTTACGGGCATTGGTCAATAATAGGGAGGGCCCACATTGACTTATACAACTTCATCGAGGATATGACTGATGTTAAGAGGAAGAGCCTTGACTACGTTGCCGAGTACTTTGGGGTAATGAAGAGGAGTGAACGCGTTAACATACCTGGCCATAGGATTTACCAGTACTGGGATGATGAAGGTAAGCGTAGTCAATTAATTAAGTACGCTAGGGATGATGTGTTAAGCACCCTTGGGTTAGGTAAAATACTCCTACCCTACGCCATGCAGCTTGCCTCAGTATCAGGCCTACCGCTGGATCAAGTTGGCCCAGCCAGTGTTGGTTCAAGGGTTGAGATGATGATAATGCATGAGGCCTACAAGATGGGTGAACTAGCCCCAAATAGGGTTGAGAGACCATATGAAACTTATAAGGGTGCTATTGTGCTTGAACCAAAGCCAGGCATTCACTATAATATTGCTGTACTAGACTTCTCATCCATGTACCCAAACATAATGCTTAAGTACAATATTTCACCGGACACATTGGTACTGGATTCATCAGAGGGCGACTACTACACCGCCCCTGAGGTTGGTTACAGGTTTAGGAAGAGTCCTAGGGGGCTTTACGCATCATTACTTCAGAAGCTTATTGAGGCTAGGCGTGAGGCTAGGGATGAGATGAGGAATTACCCTGAGGGTTCATTTGAATGGGTTCTACTTAATGAGAGGCAGAGGGCTCTTAAGATTATGGCTAACGCCATGTATGGTTACTGCGGTTGGCTTGGGGCTAGGTGGTATATTAGGGAGGTTGCTGAATCAGTTACAGCCTGGGGTAGGTATTTACTTAAGACGGCGATGAGTATGGCTAAGGAAAGGGGGTTAACGGTAATATACGGTGACACTGATAGTCTCTTCGTCACTTACGATAAGGATAAGGTTGCTGACATAATAAGTAGGATTAATGAAATGGGTTTTGAGGTTAAGATAGATAAGGTTTACAGTAAATTAATATTCACTGAATCTAAGAAGAGGTACATTGGGTTAACTGCTGATGGTGAAGTGGATATAGTGGGTTTCGAGGCCGTTAGGGGCGATTGGAGTGAATTAGCTAGGAATGTGCAGGAGAGGGTTGCTGAATTAGTACTGAGGGAGAGTGTTGATGAGGCTGTTAAGTATGTTAAGTCAGTTATTGATGATTTAAGGAACTACAGGTTCACGATTGATGATGTTATAATTTGGAAAACCCTGGATAAGGATATTAATGAGTATAAGGCTATTCAACCCCACGTTGTTGCTGCGAGGAGGCTCATGGAGAAGGGTTACGTGGTTAATAAGGGTGATACCGTGGGTTTCGTGATTGTTAAGGATAGTGGTGATAAGTTGACTCAGAGGGCTTACCCATACGTATTCATCAATGATGTTAAGGAAATTGACGTTGACTACTACGTGGAGAAGCAGGTTATTCCAGCGGCCTTAAGGATACTTGAGGTCTTTGGCGTGAATGAGGCGGCGTTACTTGGTAAAACAGGTAAAAGCATTCTTGATTACTTCCATTGA
- the pdo gene encoding protein disulfide oxidoreductase → MSATPLAPPTGPEEVHIEVDEETKGIIREMLSQMVNPVTFDLFTTGNCAGRDTNWCTPTEELLDLLSSLAPEGKLIVNKHRLDQNKDDGAKFNVEENRVPVIYINGGIIRYFGAPLGEEVRAFIETITRISTGKTGLRARTKSTLASMINSDAKTVEVVTVVTPSCPYCPYAVLLANMFAYESKGKVRSVVVEAYEEPDIADMYGVTAVPTVVIRNEGSTGDVEFVGVPPEADLLKKVLSYSGFNPPGQ, encoded by the coding sequence ATGTCAGCTACACCACTAGCACCACCTACTGGTCCTGAGGAGGTTCATATAGAGGTTGATGAGGAGACTAAGGGTATAATAAGGGAGATGCTTTCACAAATGGTTAACCCAGTGACCTTCGATCTCTTCACAACAGGCAATTGCGCAGGCAGGGACACTAACTGGTGCACACCAACGGAGGAGCTCCTTGATCTATTATCCAGTTTAGCACCTGAGGGTAAGTTAATAGTTAATAAGCATAGGCTTGATCAGAATAAGGATGATGGGGCTAAGTTCAATGTTGAGGAGAATAGGGTTCCCGTAATATACATTAATGGAGGCATAATAAGGTACTTTGGCGCACCACTGGGTGAGGAGGTTAGGGCATTCATAGAGACTATAACAAGGATATCAACCGGTAAAACAGGGTTAAGGGCTAGGACAAAGAGTACCTTAGCCTCAATGATTAACTCAGATGCGAAGACAGTTGAAGTAGTAACAGTGGTTACCCCATCATGCCCATACTGCCCCTACGCCGTACTGTTAGCCAACATGTTCGCCTATGAAAGTAAGGGTAAGGTTAGGTCAGTGGTTGTTGAGGCCTATGAGGAACCGGACATAGCGGACATGTACGGTGTAACAGCCGTACCAACTGTGGTAATTAGGAATGAGGGCTCAACCGGTGATGTTGAGTTCGTTGGAGTACCACCTGAGGCTGACTTACTTAAGAAGGTACTATCATACAGTGGTTTTAACCCTCCTGGCCAGTAG
- a CDS encoding prephenate dehydratase, protein MVLSVIKGYLNSNRKVAYLGPEGTFSHEVALMLLNGTMIPVKGINDIVKGVYNGQFNYGVVPFENNLAGIVGDTIDALIKWNVGVKASVEYRVSLCLVVNNDVDSLSEIKEIYSHPHAIEESKEFLSGLNATIRQTSSTAEALNMVIGHRERAAVASRLGAQLRGLKTITCGIEDKPSFTKFLILQRDVGNIGDRSLVIFSVPNKPGSLYSALKPFAEAELNLTMIYSRPNKMGPWEYDFILEVECSLSDGKCLKAINELREHSAYVKILGSYRYLTMQGYDDSSS, encoded by the coding sequence GTGGTTTTAAGCGTAATTAAGGGGTACCTTAACAGTAACCGTAAGGTGGCTTACCTTGGTCCTGAGGGAACATTTAGCCATGAGGTTGCGTTAATGCTGCTGAACGGCACCATGATTCCTGTTAAGGGAATTAATGATATTGTTAAGGGTGTTTACAATGGTCAATTCAACTACGGTGTGGTGCCTTTTGAGAATAACCTAGCAGGCATAGTGGGTGATACCATTGATGCATTAATTAAGTGGAATGTGGGTGTCAAGGCCAGTGTTGAGTATAGGGTTTCACTATGCTTAGTGGTTAATAATGATGTTGATTCACTCAGTGAAATTAAGGAAATATACTCGCATCCACATGCCATTGAGGAGTCCAAGGAATTCCTCAGCGGGCTGAATGCCACCATTAGGCAGACATCATCAACAGCCGAGGCACTTAACATGGTTATTGGACATAGGGAGAGGGCTGCGGTTGCCTCAAGGCTTGGTGCACAGTTAAGGGGATTAAAGACGATTACCTGCGGTATTGAGGATAAACCAAGCTTCACTAAATTCCTAATACTACAGAGGGATGTGGGTAACATTGGTGATAGGTCACTGGTAATATTCTCAGTACCGAATAAGCCTGGTTCACTTTACTCAGCCTTAAAGCCCTTTGCTGAGGCTGAACTTAACTTAACAATGATATACTCCAGGCCTAATAAAATGGGGCCGTGGGAGTATGACTTCATTCTTGAGGTTGAATGCAGTTTAAGTGATGGGAAGTGCCTTAAGGCAATTAATGAACTTAGGGAGCATTCAGCATACGTTAAGATCCTGGGTAGCTACAGGTACTTAACAATGCAGGGTTATGATGATTCAAGTTCCTGA
- a CDS encoding FaeA/PapI family transcriptional regulator: protein MPRKQTNKILERKNDILEIIRKRGEVSTNDLVKTTGLSHSQVFYILRLLQRDGAIREIKRGKVAYWRIVEQGHEATESEDTDII from the coding sequence ATGCCCAGGAAGCAGACCAATAAAATACTGGAGAGGAAGAATGATATACTGGAGATTATAAGGAAGAGGGGGGAAGTATCCACTAACGACCTTGTTAAAACCACTGGGCTTAGTCATAGTCAAGTATTCTATATACTGAGACTACTTCAGAGGGATGGGGCAATTAGGGAGATTAAAAGGGGGAAGGTTGCTTACTGGAGGATTGTTGAACAAGGCCATGAGGCCACTGAATCAGAGGATACCGACATTATTTAA
- a CDS encoding YncE family protein: MRIILVALLVCILVLPLTALSLTLESFTPVNETMITLTPYIGYGIVITGVYSNPSVNYLYVLYARINATGGVLIMSNGNVIGNVNLPNCTQPYLAAINYEGNVIYVSCPASNLVYEINGYTASIIGSIPVSFEPTWVYYDNYTNQLYVVAYGSGKFLQYNMINSTLRYFEVASTISNLWPPEIIIPNGKLNLVYVIYATGYILYLNNTTLQLPRSYCLNCIIVNLNSTPLYAYYDEEHNILFVSTKGGLYALNGSTGSILYNISISPTWLTANVNESLLYALVNDLVYVYEYTEGMYFEIGVIHLPSVGSSITMIGNKLYAALPSLGIIDEVTFYKSPNGLYPLYLYVNSSNYNVTLNGPVDLRLINLHYNATVMLPNGIYNLTIMTPKGYYIQPASVIFAIHDSTVKITAPVYASYKLIFMEEGLALNDTWSVWVYGLTSYGNLFNETLSAPAGKEIVFYLEPGSYRFIINPVFGYSPTPPNGLVSVSSAGSIVIPVNFTLINYPVNINVTNMVSGLSVKAIVHGKTIAGTTVNEDLTIMVPYYTILLPDGEYTFTVTDVTYGSYNKVASPTVNNIAFTVWAGIRNINVSLSVNYYPLEVSETGLINNVKWSLGVSGVFFNGTRYSYATTLTSPSDSVTLMLPDGSYTVSSTSSYFNGFNNPYSAPARSVTINGAGANVTLTFTPVSYTLIIRVSTILGLGQYTVNVVGVQFNGQPYSLRLKSTQALLAVSLVSGDYLIQINGPYYITSYSKHLVINGFMPAPLSVRLIGLMLPVIIIAVIAVIVVLMLRRLGYI, from the coding sequence ATGAGAATAATATTAGTAGCTTTACTAGTATGTATATTAGTGCTTCCATTAACTGCACTTAGCTTAACCTTGGAATCATTCACCCCAGTTAACGAAACAATGATTACCCTAACCCCATACATAGGCTACGGCATAGTGATTACTGGGGTTTACTCAAACCCAAGTGTAAACTACCTCTACGTACTCTATGCGCGGATTAACGCAACTGGTGGTGTATTAATAATGAGTAACGGTAACGTGATCGGGAATGTTAATCTCCCCAACTGTACGCAACCTTACCTAGCAGCCATTAATTATGAGGGAAACGTGATCTATGTCTCATGCCCCGCAAGTAACCTGGTTTATGAAATAAACGGCTATACTGCATCAATAATTGGTTCAATTCCAGTTTCCTTTGAGCCAACGTGGGTTTACTACGATAATTACACAAATCAACTATACGTGGTTGCCTATGGTTCCGGGAAATTCCTTCAATACAATATGATTAACTCAACATTAAGGTACTTTGAGGTGGCGTCAACGATAAGTAACCTATGGCCACCTGAGATAATTATACCAAATGGTAAGCTTAACCTAGTATACGTAATATACGCCACAGGTTACATCCTATACCTAAACAATACCACACTGCAACTCCCCAGGAGTTACTGCTTAAACTGCATAATAGTTAACTTAAACTCAACACCCCTCTACGCGTATTATGATGAGGAGCATAACATACTATTCGTATCAACTAAGGGAGGCTTATATGCGTTAAATGGTTCAACAGGCAGTATCCTTTATAATATAAGTATCTCCCCAACATGGCTAACGGCTAACGTTAATGAAAGTCTACTCTACGCCTTAGTCAATGACCTGGTTTACGTTTACGAATACACTGAAGGCATGTACTTTGAAATCGGTGTGATACATTTACCATCAGTTGGGTCATCAATAACAATGATTGGTAATAAGCTGTACGCCGCATTACCCAGCCTAGGCATTATTGATGAGGTCACCTTCTACAAGAGCCCGAATGGACTCTACCCACTATACCTTTACGTAAACTCATCAAACTATAACGTGACTTTAAACGGTCCAGTGGACTTGAGGCTAATTAACCTTCACTATAATGCAACGGTAATGCTGCCTAACGGCATATATAATTTAACAATAATGACTCCTAAGGGTTACTACATTCAGCCGGCTAGCGTAATATTTGCGATACATGATTCAACAGTAAAGATAACTGCACCGGTGTACGCATCATATAAGTTAATATTCATGGAGGAGGGGTTGGCGTTAAATGATACGTGGAGCGTCTGGGTTTATGGTTTAACATCATACGGTAACCTATTTAATGAAACATTATCAGCCCCAGCCGGTAAGGAGATTGTGTTTTATCTTGAACCTGGATCCTATAGGTTCATTATTAATCCAGTGTTCGGGTATTCACCAACACCCCCAAACGGCTTAGTATCAGTATCCTCAGCCGGCAGTATTGTGATTCCAGTTAACTTCACTTTAATTAATTACCCAGTTAACATTAATGTAACTAACATGGTGAGCGGGCTAAGTGTTAAGGCGATTGTGCACGGGAAGACGATAGCCGGTACCACGGTTAACGAGGACTTAACAATAATGGTACCATACTACACCATACTGCTTCCTGACGGTGAATACACGTTTACTGTAACTGATGTGACTTACGGATCATATAATAAGGTCGCGTCCCCAACCGTGAATAACATAGCCTTCACAGTGTGGGCTGGGATTAGGAACATTAATGTGTCTCTTAGTGTTAATTATTACCCACTTGAGGTAAGTGAAACCGGGTTAATTAACAATGTTAAGTGGAGCTTAGGTGTAAGTGGAGTGTTCTTCAATGGTACACGCTACTCCTACGCAACAACCCTAACTTCACCCAGTGACTCAGTAACACTAATGCTGCCTGACGGATCATATACCGTGTCATCAACCTCAAGCTACTTTAATGGATTCAACAACCCGTACAGTGCACCCGCCAGGAGTGTAACGATAAATGGGGCTGGGGCTAACGTTACATTAACATTCACGCCAGTATCCTATACGCTCATAATTAGGGTGAGTACCATATTGGGGTTAGGGCAATACACGGTTAATGTGGTTGGTGTCCAATTCAATGGTCAACCATACTCACTGAGGTTAAAGTCAACTCAAGCACTACTAGCTGTATCACTAGTGAGCGGTGATTACTTAATACAGATTAATGGACCATACTACATTACATCCTACAGTAAGCACTTGGTAATAAACGGGTTCATGCCTGCACCGTTAAGCGTTAGGTTAATAGGATTAATGCTACCTGTAATAATAATAGCGGTTATTGCAGTAATAGTAGTGTTAATGCTTAGGAGGCTTGGATACATATGA
- a CDS encoding radical SAM/SPASM domain-containing protein, translated as MIPVSVMVTGSGTVSVKIKGRFGVNHPSEFSSPIRPVVSWNITRRCNLKCLHCYISAGDADENELTTEEAMNLVEQFSELKVPLILFTGGEPLMRGDLIKLAHYARDKGIRIALSTNGTLITREMASKLAEAGFSYIGVSLDSINSEFHDKFRGVGGAFAKTILGIRNAIDAGLDVGLRFTLTSMNINEVSSYIEFALSLGVRRITFYHLSASGRAQRLSRDWWYTPSQYVKFMNDLIKYAKDYSGKIEIETTLGSFDGVYIALKLAKNKEELDNYLRFVESTGGCGRKIISIYPNGDVYPCQFIDFIKLGNVREKRLADILMESNLDLFVNTEKYLKGPRCSACQFKKYCKGGDRARAYYLTGDVYGDDPLCPIPSIINNPQD; from the coding sequence ATGATACCCGTAAGCGTCATGGTTACAGGCTCAGGAACAGTATCAGTTAAGATTAAGGGTAGATTCGGGGTTAATCACCCCAGTGAATTCTCAAGCCCAATTAGGCCCGTTGTCTCATGGAACATAACCAGGAGGTGTAATTTAAAGTGCCTGCACTGTTACATAAGTGCTGGTGATGCTGATGAGAATGAGTTAACTACTGAGGAGGCAATGAACCTGGTGGAGCAGTTCAGTGAATTAAAGGTCCCATTAATACTATTCACTGGTGGTGAACCATTAATGAGGGGTGATTTAATTAAGCTGGCTCACTATGCTAGGGATAAGGGTATTAGGATTGCCTTATCCACTAATGGAACATTAATAACTAGGGAAATGGCCTCTAAACTGGCTGAAGCAGGCTTCTCATACATTGGAGTCTCCCTGGATTCAATAAACAGTGAGTTTCATGATAAATTCAGGGGGGTGGGGGGTGCCTTCGCTAAGACTATCCTGGGTATTAGGAATGCCATTGATGCTGGGTTAGATGTTGGCTTAAGGTTCACCTTAACCTCAATGAACATTAATGAGGTTTCATCGTACATTGAATTCGCGTTATCACTGGGTGTTAGGAGAATAACATTTTATCACCTATCAGCCTCAGGTAGGGCTCAAAGGTTAAGTAGGGATTGGTGGTATACACCGTCGCAGTACGTTAAATTCATGAATGATTTAATCAAGTACGCTAAGGATTACTCAGGTAAAATTGAAATTGAAACAACCCTAGGTTCATTCGATGGAGTATACATAGCCCTAAAACTAGCTAAGAATAAGGAGGAATTAGATAATTACCTCAGGTTCGTGGAGTCAACGGGAGGCTGCGGTAGGAAGATAATATCAATATACCCTAACGGTGACGTTTACCCATGCCAATTCATAGACTTCATTAAGCTCGGTAACGTTAGGGAGAAGAGACTAGCAGACATATTAATGGAATCAAACCTAGACCTATTCGTAAACACTGAAAAATACCTTAAGGGACCTAGGTGCTCCGCATGCCAATTTAAGAAGTATTGTAAGGGTGGGGATAGGGCGAGGGCATATTACCTAACAGGTGACGTTTACGGTGACGACCCCCTCTGCCCAATACCAAGCATAATTAATAACCCGCAGGATTAA
- a CDS encoding (Fe-S)-binding protein encodes MVLPKPTPGGVLISYVLYLVNVLVVVIIVYRLYSEARRGGLGLSAARLIRFIKYEASSYRKGMVHLMHLSILLGVSLSILYTLIYPLTYGNPVAHYVMFIASTPLILGLITALAWRFRVLADSFKVYSDLRIEEAVKRRSIMLQSILMLVIVLTSLTLALTLFTGIIYIEVKFTLSIIDYALIATYYVKPEVNLYLNLDLNLPNLREAFNLKDVLEGKVDASQVKVGAERLSDLADYELRSLDACVEIGACEEACPATLAGRPLSPRMFIRKLKYIKDSNGLNSDLLKVIIDDEAWSCTTCGACVYNCPIGVRHIDLIIDVRRRLVELSRLDQKKSTLLLNITQYGNSMGISNYGRHEWLRELGVKTVKENPGFKHLLWVGCMGSFDSRTREIIKSFIDIIKAAGLINDFAVLGDEETCCGDPLRRLGDEGRFQEVALNNIEVFRRYGVKSIVTICPHGYNTFSNEYPKLDEYMRNVSIKHHTQFIAELIEKGLVKVKGSGEVLTIHDPCYLARYNKSTKPQRIIVSSVGVLKEPRNSGERTFCCGAGGANYWYDVPERSRISSIRLSQLTETGAKTIVTMCPFCNAMLSDAARVGGFKGRVIDVGELVKESMVGHH; translated from the coding sequence GTGGTATTGCCTAAACCCACCCCTGGTGGCGTATTGATTAGTTACGTGCTTTACCTAGTTAACGTACTAGTAGTGGTAATCATAGTTTACAGGCTTTACTCCGAGGCTAGGCGTGGTGGCTTAGGTTTAAGTGCAGCTAGGTTAATTAGATTCATTAAGTATGAGGCATCAAGTTACCGTAAAGGTATGGTGCATTTAATGCACTTATCAATACTACTCGGCGTCTCCTTATCAATACTATACACGTTAATCTACCCATTAACCTACGGTAACCCAGTGGCGCATTACGTGATGTTCATTGCATCAACCCCATTAATACTAGGCTTAATCACCGCCCTTGCCTGGAGGTTTAGGGTTCTTGCGGATTCATTCAAGGTTTACAGTGACTTAAGGATTGAGGAGGCTGTTAAGCGTAGATCCATTATGCTTCAATCCATACTAATGCTTGTAATAGTGTTAACATCATTAACCCTTGCATTAACCCTATTCACCGGGATCATTTACATTGAGGTTAAGTTCACGTTATCGATTATTGACTACGCATTAATAGCCACATACTATGTTAAACCCGAGGTTAATCTTTACCTGAACCTTGACTTGAATCTACCTAACCTTAGGGAGGCCTTCAACCTTAAGGATGTCCTCGAGGGTAAGGTGGATGCATCCCAGGTTAAGGTGGGTGCGGAGAGGTTAAGTGACTTAGCTGACTACGAGTTACGCAGCCTCGATGCATGCGTGGAGATTGGTGCATGCGAGGAGGCTTGCCCAGCCACATTAGCAGGTAGGCCATTATCACCGAGGATGTTCATTAGGAAGCTTAAGTACATTAAGGATTCAAATGGACTTAATTCGGATTTGCTTAAGGTTATTATTGATGATGAAGCTTGGTCATGCACAACCTGCGGTGCATGCGTCTACAATTGCCCAATTGGGGTTAGGCACATTGACTTAATAATTGACGTGAGGAGGAGACTGGTTGAGTTAAGTAGGCTTGATCAAAAGAAGTCAACACTACTACTTAACATTACCCAGTACGGTAACTCAATGGGGATTAGTAATTACGGTAGGCATGAGTGGTTGAGGGAATTAGGGGTTAAGACAGTTAAGGAGAATCCAGGCTTCAAGCACCTACTATGGGTTGGATGCATGGGTAGCTTCGACTCAAGGACTAGGGAGATTATTAAATCCTTCATAGATATTATTAAGGCTGCCGGTTTAATTAATGACTTTGCAGTGCTTGGTGATGAAGAGACCTGCTGCGGTGACCCATTGAGGAGACTTGGTGACGAGGGTAGGTTCCAGGAGGTGGCTTTAAACAACATTGAGGTCTTTAGGAGGTATGGCGTTAAGAGTATAGTAACCATATGCCCCCACGGTTACAACACGTTCAGTAACGAGTACCCTAAGTTGGATGAATACATGAGGAATGTATCAATTAAACACCACACTCAATTCATAGCTGAGTTAATTGAGAAGGGGCTTGTGAAGGTTAAGGGAAGTGGAGAAGTATTAACTATCCATGACCCATGCTACTTAGCCAGGTATAATAAATCCACTAAACCGCAGAGGATAATAGTCTCCTCAGTGGGTGTTCTCAAGGAGCCTAGAAACAGTGGTGAGAGAACATTCTGCTGTGGGGCTGGTGGAGCTAATTACTGGTATGATGTACCCGAGAGGAGTAGGATAAGTAGTATTAGGTTAAGTCAATTAACCGAGACTGGGGCTAAGACCATTGTGACGATGTGCCCATTCTGCAATGCAATGCTCAGTGACGCCGCAAGGGTGGGTGGATTCAAGGGTAGGGTGATAGATGTTGGTGAGCTTGTTAAGGAATCTATGGTGGGGCACCATTAG
- a CDS encoding MazG nucleotide pyrophosphohydrolase domain-containing protein: MEIREAQELIRRAYFEKDSRRGLYQTFTWLVEEVGELADSLLKGDEEAKMEEIADVFAWLLSVANLLNIDVEEAFKRKYITNGAPP; encoded by the coding sequence ATGGAGATCAGGGAGGCTCAGGAATTGATTAGGAGGGCTTACTTCGAGAAGGATTCAAGGAGGGGGCTTTACCAAACATTCACGTGGCTTGTTGAGGAGGTGGGGGAGTTGGCGGACTCCCTGTTGAAGGGTGATGAGGAGGCTAAGATGGAGGAGATAGCTGACGTATTCGCCTGGCTACTCTCTGTGGCTAATTTACTTAACATTGATGTTGAGGAGGCCTTTAAACGCAAGTACATTACTAATGGTGCCCCACCATAG
- a CDS encoding class I SAM-dependent methyltransferase: MMRESIVNALSRVFKIDRSAVISALSGYSNVDNVLRARLRGRRLWGALSPEKRPILYVIIKLLKPKIAVETGVGAGVSSTVILSALNEINDGLLYSIEINRYYDEVNPVGFIVPEELKAKWILLIGSSRELLEKTLTQLGDVQFFLHDSDHSYDNVLFELNEAWSHMRHGIILIDNYRFSNAAVQFARRVNAPLIELSGEAGGLAMIPKF; the protein is encoded by the coding sequence ATGATGCGTGAAAGCATTGTGAACGCATTATCAAGGGTATTTAAGATTGATAGAAGTGCAGTGATTAGTGCCCTAAGTGGGTACAGTAATGTTGATAATGTGTTAAGGGCAAGGTTAAGAGGTAGGAGGCTATGGGGTGCGTTGTCACCTGAGAAGAGACCGATACTTTATGTAATAATTAAGCTTCTTAAACCCAAGATAGCCGTGGAGACCGGCGTAGGGGCTGGTGTATCCAGTACCGTGATTCTAAGCGCCCTTAATGAAATTAACGATGGTTTACTTTACTCCATTGAGATAAATAGATACTATGATGAGGTTAACCCAGTGGGCTTCATTGTTCCAGAGGAGCTTAAGGCTAAGTGGATTCTTCTAATAGGTAGTTCAAGGGAGTTACTTGAGAAAACCCTAACCCAGCTGGGTGATGTTCAATTCTTCCTACATGACAGTGACCACAGTTATGATAATGTATTATTTGAACTTAATGAGGCTTGGAGCCACATGAGGCATGGAATCATACTTATTGATAATTACAGGTTCAGTAATGCAGCAGTGCAGTTTGCCAGGAGGGTTAATGCACCTTTAATAGAGTTAAGTGGTGAAGCCGGTGGCTTAGCAATGATACCTAAGTTTTAA